One segment of Stappia sp. 28M-7 DNA contains the following:
- a CDS encoding alpha-ketoacid dehydrogenase subunit beta, giving the protein MARMTMIEAIRNAHDLAMDREKQVVVFGEDVGYFGGVFRCTAGLQKKYGSNRCFDAPISENGIVGAAVGMCAYGLKPVVEIQFADYMYPAYDQIVSEAARMRHRSAGQFTCPMVIRMPTGGGIFGGQTHSQSPEALFTHVAGLKVVVPSNPRDAKGLLLASIEDPDPVIFLEPKRLYNGPFDGHHDRPVVSWKNHELGDVSEDYFTVPLGKAKIRREGSALTVLAYGTMVYVAQAAAEEAGVDAEIIDLRTLLPLDLETIEASVRKTGRCVVIHEATKTSGFGAELCAAVQESCFYHLEAPIVRVTGWDTPYPHAQEWTYFPGPERIKRAFAQVLEG; this is encoded by the coding sequence ATGGCACGCATGACCATGATCGAGGCGATCCGCAACGCCCATGACCTTGCGATGGACCGGGAAAAGCAGGTCGTCGTGTTCGGCGAGGATGTCGGCTATTTCGGCGGCGTGTTCCGCTGCACCGCCGGCCTGCAGAAGAAATACGGCAGCAACCGCTGCTTCGACGCGCCGATCAGCGAGAACGGCATCGTCGGCGCCGCCGTGGGCATGTGCGCCTACGGGCTGAAGCCGGTCGTCGAGATCCAGTTCGCCGACTACATGTACCCGGCCTACGACCAGATCGTCAGCGAGGCGGCACGCATGCGCCACCGCTCCGCCGGCCAGTTCACCTGCCCGATGGTGATCCGCATGCCGACCGGCGGCGGCATCTTCGGCGGCCAGACCCACAGCCAGAGCCCGGAAGCGCTGTTCACGCATGTCGCCGGCCTGAAGGTGGTGGTGCCGTCCAACCCGCGCGATGCCAAGGGCCTGCTGCTCGCCTCCATCGAGGACCCGGATCCGGTGATCTTCCTGGAGCCCAAGCGGCTCTACAACGGTCCCTTCGACGGCCATCACGACCGGCCCGTCGTCTCGTGGAAGAACCACGAGCTCGGCGATGTCAGCGAGGACTACTTCACCGTGCCGCTGGGCAAGGCGAAGATCCGCCGGGAGGGCTCGGCGCTGACCGTGCTGGCCTACGGCACCATGGTCTATGTCGCCCAGGCGGCGGCCGAGGAAGCGGGCGTCGATGCGGAAATCATCGACCTGCGCACGCTGCTGCCGCTGGACCTGGAGACCATCGAGGCCTCGGTGCGCAAGACCGGACGCTGCGTCGTCATCCACGAGGCGACCAAGACCTCCGGCTTCGGCGCCGAGCTGTGCGCCGCCGTGCAGGAGAGCTGCTTCTATCACCTGGAAGCGCCGATCGTCCGCGTGACGGGCTGGGACACGCCCTACCCGCATGCGCAGGAGTGGACCTATTTCCCGGGTCCCGAGCGGATCAAGCGCGCCTTCGCGCAGGTTCTGGAGGGCTGA
- a CDS encoding 3-methyl-2-oxobutanoate dehydrogenase (2-methylpropanoyl-transferring) subunit alpha, which translates to MTAPRPLSLHVPEPGCRPGDTPDFSDFEIPRAGAVRRPAIDEAPEDMRDMAFSVVRVLNKAGEAVGPWAGLLDAEALRTGLRHMLTLRQFDERMLKAQRQGKTSFYMQHLGEEAVSCAFHMALQDGDMHFPTYRQAGLLIASGYPMTDMMNQIYSNAADPLKGRQLPVMYSARDHGFFTISGNLGTQFIQAVGWAMASAISNDTKIAAGWIGDGSTSESDFHAAMVFASSYKAPVILNIVNNQWAISTFQGVARGGAVTFAARGHGFGIPSIRVDGNDYLAVHAVASWAAERARSGLGPTLIEHVTYRAGGHSTSDDPSAYRSKEEFSAWPLGEPIDRLKRHLITIGEWSEERHTQALAEITDEVRACQKKAEANGTLISGPKPSPRSMFDDVYAEMPPHLQRQRQEAGF; encoded by the coding sequence ATGACCGCTCCACGACCGCTTTCCCTTCACGTACCGGAGCCCGGCTGCCGGCCGGGCGACACGCCGGACTTCTCCGATTTCGAGATCCCGCGCGCCGGCGCGGTGCGCCGGCCGGCCATCGACGAGGCGCCGGAAGACATGCGCGACATGGCCTTTTCGGTCGTCCGCGTGCTGAACAAGGCCGGAGAGGCGGTCGGTCCCTGGGCCGGGCTGCTGGACGCCGAGGCGCTGCGTACGGGCCTGCGCCACATGCTGACCCTGCGCCAGTTCGACGAGCGCATGCTGAAGGCGCAGCGCCAGGGCAAGACCAGCTTCTACATGCAGCATCTGGGCGAGGAAGCCGTGTCCTGCGCCTTCCACATGGCGCTGCAGGACGGCGACATGCACTTCCCCACCTACCGGCAGGCCGGTTTGCTCATCGCAAGCGGTTATCCCATGACCGACATGATGAACCAGATCTACTCCAACGCCGCCGACCCGCTGAAAGGCCGCCAGCTGCCGGTGATGTACTCGGCGCGCGACCACGGCTTCTTCACCATCTCCGGCAACCTGGGCACGCAGTTCATCCAGGCGGTGGGCTGGGCGATGGCCTCGGCGATCTCCAACGACACGAAGATCGCCGCCGGCTGGATCGGCGACGGCTCGACCTCGGAGAGCGACTTCCACGCCGCGATGGTCTTCGCCTCCAGCTACAAGGCGCCGGTGATCCTCAACATCGTCAACAATCAGTGGGCGATCTCGACGTTCCAGGGCGTGGCGCGGGGCGGAGCCGTCACCTTCGCCGCGCGCGGCCACGGCTTCGGCATCCCCTCGATCCGCGTCGACGGCAACGACTATCTCGCCGTCCATGCGGTGGCGAGCTGGGCAGCCGAGCGGGCCCGCTCGGGCCTCGGCCCGACCCTGATCGAGCACGTCACCTACCGCGCCGGCGGCCACTCGACCTCGGACGATCCGTCCGCCTACCGCTCGAAGGAGGAGTTCAGCGCCTGGCCGCTCGGCGAGCCCATCGACCGGCTGAAGCGGCACCTCATCACCATCGGCGAGTGGTCCGAGGAGCGCCACACCCAGGCGCTGGCCGAGATCACCGACGAGGTGCGCGCCTGCCAGAAGAAGGCGGAGGCCAACGGCACCCTGATTTCCGGGCCGAAGCCCTCGCCGCGTTCGATGTTCGACGATGTCTACGCTGAGATGCCGCCGCATCTCCAGCGCCAGCGCCAGGAAGCGGGGTTCTGA
- a CDS encoding acyl-CoA dehydrogenase family protein, translating into MDFALSEEQTLIFDMARDFGREAIAPHAYAWEKAGTIPRDVLRQAGELGFGALYVPEEYGGTGLTRLDATLVFEALSEACPSVAAFISIHNMCAGMIANYGSEELRERFLAPLASMESIASYCLTEPGSGSDAAALRTRATRTNEGYVLNGSKAFISGGGYSDVYVVMCRTGEDGPKGISTLVVEDGSAGLSFGAAEHKMGWKAQPTAQVQFDDCTVPAENLLGEEGKGFAYAMKGLDGGRLNIAACALGGAQGALTAATRYMGERKAFGKTIDQFQGLQFRLADMEIELQASRAFLRQAAWKLDQGASDATKHCAMAKRFVTDTAFRVANDALQMLGGYGYLEDYGIEKIVRDLRVHQILEGTNEIMRVIVARAMLAERDRS; encoded by the coding sequence ATGGATTTTGCGCTGTCCGAGGAGCAGACCCTCATCTTCGACATGGCCCGCGACTTCGGCCGGGAGGCCATCGCGCCACATGCCTACGCCTGGGAAAAGGCCGGCACCATTCCCCGCGACGTGCTGCGCCAGGCGGGCGAACTCGGCTTCGGCGCGCTCTACGTGCCGGAAGAGTACGGCGGCACCGGCCTGACCCGGCTGGACGCGACGCTGGTCTTCGAGGCGTTGTCCGAGGCTTGCCCCTCCGTCGCGGCCTTCATCTCGATCCACAACATGTGCGCCGGCATGATCGCCAATTACGGCAGCGAGGAACTGCGCGAGCGCTTCCTCGCCCCGCTCGCGAGCATGGAAAGCATCGCCTCCTACTGCCTGACCGAGCCGGGCTCGGGCTCGGACGCGGCGGCCCTGCGCACCCGCGCGACCCGCACCAACGAAGGCTATGTGCTGAATGGCAGCAAGGCGTTCATCTCCGGCGGCGGCTATTCCGACGTCTATGTGGTGATGTGCCGGACCGGCGAGGACGGCCCCAAGGGCATCTCGACGCTGGTGGTCGAGGACGGTAGCGCCGGCCTTTCCTTCGGCGCGGCGGAGCACAAGATGGGCTGGAAGGCGCAGCCGACCGCCCAGGTGCAGTTCGACGACTGCACGGTGCCGGCGGAAAACCTGCTCGGCGAGGAAGGCAAGGGCTTTGCCTATGCCATGAAGGGCCTCGACGGCGGCCGGCTCAACATCGCCGCCTGCGCACTCGGCGGCGCGCAGGGCGCGCTCACCGCGGCGACCCGCTACATGGGCGAGCGCAAGGCCTTCGGCAAGACGATCGACCAGTTCCAGGGGCTGCAGTTCCGCCTCGCCGACATGGAGATCGAGCTGCAGGCATCGCGCGCGTTCCTGCGCCAGGCCGCGTGGAAGCTGGACCAGGGCGCAAGCGACGCGACCAAGCATTGCGCCATGGCCAAACGCTTCGTCACCGATACCGCGTTCCGCGTCGCCAACGACGCGCTGCAGATGCTGGGCGGCTACGGCTATCTCGAGGATTACGGGATCGAGAAGATTGTCCGCGACCTGCGCGTGCACCAGATCCTGGAAGGCACCAACGAGATCATGCGTGTGATCGTTGCCCGTGCCATGCTGGCCGAGCGCGACCGTTCCTGA